Genomic segment of Ischnura elegans chromosome 12, ioIscEleg1.1, whole genome shotgun sequence:
gcgccaatctggcccttttcaaatgaggataaaaatggaccattgccattcgtctaaaccggtatttctaaaaccaaataatttgtatattatgaatccagtaatggtgggtaacgaatcgcaatcaatgactttcgttttctttgatgaaggaaactaccctatgataAAAATGGAAACCTTCACAATATGAcatgtttcttttaaaaaaattctgggtgAAATCCATCTGTAATCGCTCAATGTCCTCTAGTCGATAGTTCTCGGTGGAGCTTCATTCCACAAACTGCTATTATTCTAGTGTCAGCGGCTGCTTTAAACTAAAAAGTTGCTGAATCACTTCATGGCTGACAACCTCTTAGTGCTATTTTAGAGTTCTCAATTGGGTTTTTACCACTACTTCATGAATACATTTGCATGTGTGGAATATCTGATCTacaatacaacgcataattctaccgtttcttccattttttaaagcaaatatttgGATCTTACTCTCTAGAAAAATAAAGATCACCCTTAATTTAGTGGGGTATAGCAAGTTTACATTATTATCATTGGGAACATTGGGAAGGACATAATTCTActgtttcttccatttttttaagcaaatatttggATCTTACTCTATGGAAAAATAAAGATCACCCTTAATTTAGTGGGGAATAGCAACTTTACATTATTATCATTGGGAACATTGGGAAGGACATAATTCTActgtttcttccatttttttaagcaaatagtTGGATCTTGCTCTCTGGAAAAATAAAGATCACCCTTAATTTAGAGGGGAATAGCAACTTTACATTATTATCATTGGGATCATTAGGAAGGACTATAATTTAGACTCCAATTGTTTTCAAATCATGacactaaaaattataataaaactgaGATGTTTCAGtaatttaagattaatttttaggCACagacatttctttcaattataaaCAATTCAATACTATAAATCAATATAAAAGTACTAACCTCTCGATTCAATTTGGCATATGCTTTGATTTCGGCAACAATTAGACCAATAATAACACCCTGATAAACTGCAGCTAAGGAATAAAAGCGAGGATCTGAAGTGATGTCTATGTACCACGAATCTGGGTAGTCAATGGGAAACCAGTCACGGCATAATGCCTGAACCTAAAATGatacaaaaatcaattttactattaaatttaagcattcaaattatttcactcacacagtgattcaacctgGAGGTTGGTTAGGATACATAAGGTTAGGGTTCACCCCAGACTGTGCTGCAGATGTATGAATCTCACATATTCCAGGTTGAGGAGCTACTTTTTTTCTTAGGCCACCTTCCCAAGCAGcgcactcaaaatttataccgtatccCAAGGGATCACTTGCATGACATGACTGGCTATTAAAAAAAGCCTTTTACTCCATAAATGAGTTTTTCTAATGTGAAATTGTGTTGTCCTTTATAGATGCATAATACTATTGATTTTGCCatatgtattttgtgtatttgTTCATTATGTATACCATTTacatgcacattttataccattatggtggcataatatttgcataatccttgaatattatgtgcatattatttgTTGTTGTCATGACTGGTTTGTGTTTGGagaagtgtttaaaaaattaatttttaataagctTCTAACTATAACTATgcctttcaaaatattaaaaaattctgcaagCAATATAAAGTTGTTACATCATTACGGAGAAGAGAGAAACAGCATCTACTTTCTTAACTATGTATAGAATATAGTTAACCTAAATTGTACATCATACATTTTAAGCAGTTATTCCAGCAGATTCCAGGAGTAGTAGACGATGAGTCTTTTGGATAGCATCCTcatcaataatttaaaacaaaacattcacAAAACGAAATTCGAGCGATAGGTATACCTTTAAATACAATGGTATAACCCcgaaaaaattgttattgttgaaaattaaagatttcacaggtaaaattattttaaaaaatagcttcTTGAACACTGAcagaaacaatatattttgtctcaaagaaaataataacttaatCTCAATTGAAGAAGtttattatgtttttccataaattataacCATTACGAGCAACGAAATTATCTCTGCCAGTACTTCAATTCAAGTGAACGATCGTTAAAGAGTGGAAACAtagtaatttaatgtaaattactGAGAGTATCATAagaaataccttataaaacgcTCTCAGGCAACCATATGAAATAATTACCTCTTCTAGGTCAGATGGGCACAAAAACCTAAGTTGAAGATTCGACAGACTACAGAGTGGTACAGGCTTTGTCATACACGACGACCTGGGCTTCTTAACCAGCTCGCCCGCATACCTTTAAATGGTGAATCATATTACATGATTTGTGTGATACGATGGCTTTGCTTTTCGCAATTAATAATAGTTCAATGACATTCATAAAGTACAAGTAAAGcataaatcatttgaattgaaatCATATTGTTGTGAAgttaaaataactataaaaacaTTCACCCTCTAGCAAGTacagaaaaacatgaaaatacctACCAACTCAATCCAGCCATTTAGCCATTTATCGCGGACAATTCGTGGCAAGGCTCATTTCTTACGACTGGATTCCAATTAATTCTTCAAAATCCTTAGGGAAATCTCCTCCGCGTAAGACCTACTTCAGGAAATGTCATGTGCACCTTAATTCCTCATTAAAAGAAAACGTAAATACAAACATTTTCACATACCTGTTTATTATAGCAATGGCACCACTAGCGGTGACCGAGGGAACTACTCCTGCTTCCTCAGAAACAAACTACGGGCGTAATtctaagttttgaaaaatatttcgtgaGGTTCGTGAGGTCATCAACATGAATAGAAAACACACCCCTTTTTATGTAGTCACGATCGTAGTCTCGATGGTTCCTATGAGCCTTGTGCTCTAATATGCACGAGAATGTGACGCTATTGGTGACTTACGTTGCTGcattccatttaatttattatattccttTTGATTAATATCTAACGCTAATGCGTATATGAACTCTTTCTGTGCTATGGCTATATTGTCCATCAAATACATGACGCCCGAAAAATTACACATATCCCAAGGCCCAGGCTGGCATTCTTTTGTGATATTGATAGGTATGTTTTTATTTAGAGGAGTAGCTGATAAACGATTTCTGGACCGAGAATTAATCTTGTGTATTCAATAATTGTTTCAGGATTTTTGTCCTTCAGCTTTTGGTCTGCTCTTTATATTTCAAGTATGTGCTGAGCTTATAACTTTTTCAAtactttatattaaatatatgaatTCGATATAAGCATTTATCTACCAGTATTCCTCTTGATTTCCAGATGGACTGGTTACCAAAGTTGGTTACATCGTGGGCAGCCTCATTTTAGGACTAGTTTGCATGGATGATTGGGAGGTGAGaacatttattttctgtatttatgcTTCATTAACAATTTACTCATTAACCCGGTGAAACCTTGGTCCGAATCCTTGCTCAATTTCATTGGGTTACATTGTATTATATGAAATAATCTTAATAAATTCATAATATGAACTGCAGAATGGAATATGAGATGTACCTAATTGTCAGTTGACAGAGACTTGTGAaggagaaatgtaaaaaaatattaaattatgacgCTTACATATGTGAGGAGAAAGACAAAATCGTTTGGTATCTAACAAGactgttaaggcctggttacacgatacattaacacgtacgggttaatgtctaaatgtatgaacgcgtgaatgaccacgaaaatgtaccgtgtaaccacccaacttgtgtgaatgcatgaacggaaaatagaacctgttctaatttggtttatgcattcgtacatgttccgttccggtccaccaaaatcattcacgcaaacgtacattaacttgtacgtgttaatgtactgtgtaaccaggcctttatataAGTCTCTATCTTAAGATAGTGAGCAAGAAGGTTTCGGTTGAAAAGTGATATTGAAAATAGTGGTATTGAGCACCAGACTAATGGGAGAATTATTAACTGCTTAAGAAAGTGTATCTGATTGCAATTGGTGTGGTACACAAGGAGAAAATTGTTACATAGGGCACCACTTTATGATTTATCGGGAAACTGATGCTTGTAGCCAAGAACATAAGCTGGGAAATCATGGATTGAGTGAACATACAATACTCAGGCAAAAAGACTGTTGCCAAAAGAAGTAGGGTTTGTGCTATAAGAAGAAAGCAGAAATTGGGAGTCATAGTCCGACATTTCTTTCTCTCACATATTGGGTCAAACCATATAGTATGAATTGGTCGATCCAGTGAACCGTACATTTTTGAATATTGTATTAAAACTTGAGAGAGATATTTACCAATCTGTATCAAGTATTACCACAAACACTGCAACTGTCCGAAGAAAGTTTCAACTGGACAAATTTCAACGATGTGAAAGACTATAACTATCCTTTGAGTTGGAACTTTGAACGTTCTTAATAATTATATTCCAGTTTgaggattttttcaaaaatatagcaAGAACTACCACACTCATTGATCCAACTTGATCAGTAGCCAGCTCAGTCTCTTTGACTCCAATTCCATTGGGCTCTTCTCAGCTCACGAATCAAAGCAGCACGAGttaaggatggagggaaatcgcTGCAATTCAGTGTCGGCTAGAACCTATAGTTAGCACAGTGTCTGGGGTATGCTTCTGCAAAGTATACTATTTCTATACAAGCTTGTGctttcatcagaaaaaaattgggtgtACCTCACAGTAATAGTACTTCCATGTGTCACTAGGAATCAAACATCTGCTGAGCATTAAAACAAGTACAATGAACATATATCTTTGAACTATTTCGTTTTTATGCTGATGTGAGATTCATACGCTAGTGCACACTGCGTGTAGCCAGTGGTAAAGGGGTTTACATATAGCCAGGCACAAGGAGTCTCCCCTCATCACCCTCCTCCCCTCCTACCACTGCAGTCCACTTCACCCATCTCTGTAACTTCTGATGTGGACTCAAGTCCTAgttattacttttttcatttattgtattaaaaaaggagaaaaaaatacaatcataaaACGTAGCTCGTAGTTTCTTTGGTCCAAATTTTTTCAAGACTTTACATTCAGAATTTCAGTGAAATTTGTAATAATGGAATTAGTATTCGTGCGAACATTGCTCTCACATTATTTAGATGATTGGAAGGAGAATATGAAATATGTAATCTCTGAACTTTGTGTGAATTGCAAGGTGTTTTCTACACTCTACTGTCATCTGGGATCACACAACCTGTGGACATCAGTGACAATGTATTAAATCATCTGTCTTTGCAGAAGTTCCCTACTTTAGTTCAGTATGTATGCTGAGAATGTTCACATGGCACATGTTTAAAGTTAGTGGAGTGAGGAACGACCTCTGCACGTTAGAGCTCATTCCATCTGAATTAAGGTGACTCTGCACGTAATTTGAAGTAAATATGTACTTCAAACTTAATTCTGTACAAAATTTCCCCACCGGGTTGTCAGGCCTTCACTATGAATTATGTGCAGGCAAAATGAAAAGTCTCATTCAAAAATGCTTTGTGGCATTCAGTGGCGGCGCATacatatacgcatgttagcaactgaacacccaaagatgaatgaattataagaGAAAATTATGTACTCCTTTGCAAAGAgagataaaaatcctgtccacaTGAAGATGGGATATTAAGCTCCAAACACTACTGCTATCTCCTTGgtgaattcaccgctctacaagtgtgggATCCCACGGCATTGCACCGGCTGCATATTCGGACTATGCGATTGCTTGTGGGTGCACAGGCAGGACGAGGAAATCGGGGGGGGGCATGCCATGTTCAAATGGGCGCTGGGAGCAAACTCAGCACGGCGCGAGTGTGCACCTGCATATTTAGTGAGTAACTTGCAGTTAGTGTAGCGGTGTAGCTGCCCCCTACACTACCTGTGCTCAGGTTCCTAGTCCATCAATGCATTCACTGCgatttagcagcattcatttgaacttcatgccctttttcatcattgtatatcttctctaatgcacaccctggatatataaccaccagccgcTACTGGTGGCATTGATGAAAGTGGAGTAGGCTTTGAAAATCTCAATGGAATAGAACATCGACTGAAGAATAGCATATCAATTGTGAACCTGCTGAGAATTAATACTTATTCTAACTAATTAATGAAGGATCTAAGACACAGACTGCAATTAAGAAGGAGGGTGCAAATGAGCATATATTATAAGTATCAACCAGATAAATATCAGGACTGGGAATCCTAATGTTTAAGATGACTTTGAAAAATGACAGTCAGCAACATTGGAGTGGAAAAGGGGAATATAAAAATGTGTCTACCCTGCCGTGAGGAACTCAATGAAAGGACTTGCATGAAGTGAAATTTAATCTGTGTATCTATCCTTTATTATCTTAGTGATGCTTTCCATCGAGATGTTTCAGGGAATAATTTGattgttataaaaatttccaaatattaaattcaataaaacgaTACTATTCTAGCATTTTACAGAGTGACAGATTAAGGATGAGGGTGTTTTGAAGTAGGCAGGGGTTTCTCTcctgtaatttctggaaaaactGAATCCATGGTATGGAATCCATGTTTAAGGTCTCCtatgaagttttttatttcacGAACTTAACAATCAATGTTTGTaataaattgatgaatatcttGAAGCCACTTGTCTACATACATATATCAGGTCTCAGAAATATTGTCACTGAGAGCTATATGCATACCACCGAGGTGACATGGGGAATAATGAACATCCCCCATGCAAAACATCGTCTTTAATGCACCCCTGATTATATGTGCTGGGGGCTACTATGCTACCAGCAGTCTGCTTACATTAGAGAACCCAGCCTCTACTCTTCCAAACTGTGCTCTTGACCAGAATTTTTGTTGAAGAGAAAATCTTTGTGATTACAGGATTGGGTTCTTGACCGTGATGCCGGCCTATGCACTGTGACTCGTTGTAATTGGTATGGGCGTCTCCGCTGCCAAGCCTCTGAGTCATCAGTTGTACAAGCTAAGCTTGGAGACGTTTTGGCAGCATTTGTAAAACGTGATAAGGGTCTCACCCTGGTCCTCAGCTCAGGAACAACAATATCCTCAACTCATGAAAGACGGACAAAGATCAAGAAGAATAGCTCCACTTTCAAGTAAGTCTTTATGCATGTTGAGCATAGCCTGTCAATTTTttcatagtattgcaatcctaagattggtacaCGTACTACAGTCCTTCATTTCTCTTTATCCCATACCTGTTCTTTTACCTTGCTGAGGCCTTTCTTGATCTGTCCTGCTGTCAGAGTGAAAATGATTATCCTTGAAAGCTTACGATGAAAGCTtaactttgcaaatttatatctttgcttgtgtgcatgctaaaataatgaattatacgtcatatttcattttaaattctgatTTGTCCATGTACAGGGTGTTAAGCGACGAGAAGAATCGGGGACTGTGCGTGGGGATCGGGgatttttagtccctggaatggtagtttccttcatcaatgaaaacgcaattgattgcaattttttacccaccattagtgtattcataatatacaaattatttggttttagaaatcccagtttagacgaatgttaatggtcaattctaacctcatttgaaaaaggctggattagcgtccatgcgatgccactccacgtgatgacacagggacctagatgctgttcgagtagtcaggagttttacatcatcttagattaccaatagggtagtttccttcatcaaagaaaacgaaaggcattgattgtgattcgttacccaccattagtgtattcataatatacaaattatttggttttagaaatcccagtttagacgaatgttactggtcaattttaacctctgttGAAAAAGGCTGAATTGGCgtccatgcaatgccactccacgtgatgtcacaggggcctagatgctgttcgagtagtcaggagttttacatcgtctgaggttaccaatgcatgcatgaggcacagagctcagggaaacatgtcttaattatcacttattaaaactggctaaggtcggaaagttttcttcatttgataaggtattaataatccttatttaagccaagcgctaccagctagcagggtactctgctacctgctagcatcctgcgtcgtatcagcgctcagagccacgccccaacgtcacctcacttgccgcagcaggaaccagaacgacatcacacggagtttttcccggcattcatacttacccgttgcgttttcgtgcacttgaaaattttcacttttcatttaatcacgaaaaatagatatcgtcattaaaaaatctaaaagcgtgaaatacgaactccaagagtaataatctttcgatttaggcaataaaaaaataacaggaaaccaccctattatttttgCAACTTCTTGTGGAAGATATGTGCTGCAGACtacatatttagtttttcccGTAGACTATTATCagtgcctttcccttgggctacaaccttgtcgcggtggaaaggcttgcgcgctcctatgacccctagagctgcactggcgggattaattctaaattattcccggtagggccacccatgccagataggtcgaagggtaggagccagacgaaaggtagtccgcgtgatggtgtcacgtaaaaaacactgttggaatggaagtgggaaaccctaccaactatctcttccctgaacacatggagtacaaccaaatgagcctcggaatctcatcgcccgggacccgtccgcaaagggcgggtgtcgggcacggcaacgaggtcggcaaggtcctcggggtcgccaacatgcgaaatccttgcagagacttatcatcatcaacatcagtggcagcagcaatgaagaaagaagaaaaaaagaccaagaggatggagaagaagaagtctgctataaatgtggggacgtggaatgtgaggactatgatgagggcgggaaagttagaaaatatcaaaagggaaatggataaagggaggatagatatcttaggattatgcgaggtgaggtggagggatgggggggactattggagtgatgggtatagggttatatatagtggaggggaagaaagccagcgaggggtagctttagtattaaacgggaagatgggtaagcgtgtggtaggtatagaccaggtaagcgataggattctggtggtagaaattgaggcgcggcccaccaaccttgtggtggtccaggtttacatgcccactagcaatcatagggaggaagaagtagacgaggtgtatgaacagctcgaggaaataattagagacacaccgggtaagaaaaatctggtagtgattgGGGACTGGAACgtctcagtcggggaagggagggatggaaacgaaataggagattttggtctaggaaaacggaacgacaggggagagaaagcagcagaattttgtaggagaaacaaattattcatcacaaacacatggttcaatcatcataaagggcgaaggtacacgtggaaaagtccaggggatgcggggagatatcaaatagactacattatggtaagacagaggtttaggaacagtgtgaaaaactcgcgcagcttccctgcagcggatgcggattcggaccacaatctagtgctcatgaaatgcaacgtaagattcaaaagacttatgaaagttaggaaggcgaagaaatggaacgtagaagccctgaaggggagtatgaggagagaatatcaggagctagtggacattagtatacgggagattgaaagtaccaagacggtagaggaaagatgggataatataaaaacgggaatagtcaaagcggcggagaagtcaattggttacgttgacagtagaaggataaagaagccgtggataacggaggcaatggtaaatgaaatggaggagaggaggaagtggaagaacgtggacacagaacagggcaaaagaatgtatagggaattgaataatcgattacgacgtgaaactaagagggcaagggaggcttggtggaaaagacagtgcgaggaaatggaaaagttccagaaggatggagaagtaggcgcgttgtacgccaaagttaagtcgctatcgggcggcaaaagaggacaagccatgtctaaaattaaggctaaagatgggaggatgctaaccgagcgagaagaggtacagggtaggtggaaggaatacgtggaggacctgtatgacggaacgaacagaccagagagattgactctagaggaggaaagtgcagtggaggaggataatcttgggccggagatattagattcagaaatagagagatcactccgtgatatgaaggctaggaaagcagtaggcgtggacaacatcccgtgtgagcttctgaagaatctagggaaggaaggtaagaaaaggtttttcgaactagtgcgcaagatctatgaggagggatgttggccggaggatttcgtgaagacggttttaattccgcttccgaaaaagaagaaagctgtggaatgcggagattataggactatcagcctaatatcccatgcggctaaagtagtgc
This window contains:
- the LOC124168987 gene encoding cytochrome b-245 chaperone 1 homolog isoform X1, with the protein product MNSFCAMAILSIKYMTPEKLHISQGPGWHSFVILIGFLSFSFWSALYISNGLVTKVGYIVGSLILGLVCMDDWEDWVLDRDAGLCTVTRCNWYGRLRCQASESSVVQAKLGDVLAAFVKRDKGLTLVLSSGTTISSTHERRTKIKKNSSTFKKLQNVAKEITRFLHLDRIEDDLHKGGLRSLSRDVFGTSLEYHDAVADPHPQEVIASATNREFINVIFELPQPLEVQVD
- the LOC124168987 gene encoding uncharacterized protein LOC124168987 isoform X2, with product MNSFCAMAILSIKYMTPEKLHISQGPGWHSFVILIDGLVTKVGYIVGSLILGLVCMDDWEDWVLDRDAGLCTVTRCNWYGRLRCQASESSVVQAKLGDVLAAFVKRDKGLTLVLSSGTTISSTHERRTKIKKNSSTFKKLQNVAKEITRFLHLDRIEDDLHKGGLRSLSRDVFGTSLEYHDAVADPHPQEVIASATNREFINVIFELPQPLEVQVD